A region of Maridesulfovibrio sp. DNA encodes the following proteins:
- the ispG gene encoding flavodoxin-dependent (E)-4-hydroxy-3-methylbut-2-enyl-diphosphate synthase — MINRKKTRELFIGDVGIGGDNPIRVQSMCNTDTRDAISTRAQIDALAEAGCEIVRVAVPDEEAAKALPQIRKGSPVPLVADIHFDYRLALAALEAGIDSLRINPGNIGGEDKVDSVVAAAKERNVPIRIGVNGGSLDKALLAKYGGPTPEAMVESALEHVALLEKRNFYNTKISLKSSSVLNTIAAYKLLSEKVDYPQHVGITEAGTLVRGAVKSSVGLGILFWEGLGDTMRVSLTHDPVAEVGVAWEILRSLGLRERGPEIVSCPTCGRTEIDLIGLAQKVEDNLRGVKETFTVAVMGCVVNGPGEAREADIGIAGGRGLGIIFRKGEVIRKVRGDENLLPEFMKEIEIFLNEKRGQ; from the coding sequence ATGATCAATAGAAAAAAGACCCGTGAGTTGTTTATCGGGGATGTCGGCATTGGTGGAGACAACCCGATCAGGGTCCAGTCCATGTGCAACACCGACACCCGTGACGCTATTTCTACCCGGGCACAGATTGATGCACTGGCCGAGGCCGGATGCGAAATAGTACGTGTTGCCGTTCCTGACGAAGAAGCCGCCAAGGCTCTTCCTCAAATTCGCAAAGGTTCTCCGGTTCCGCTGGTGGCGGACATCCATTTTGATTATCGTCTGGCTCTTGCAGCCCTGGAAGCCGGAATTGACTCTTTGCGCATCAACCCCGGTAATATCGGCGGTGAAGACAAGGTTGATTCTGTTGTCGCCGCAGCCAAGGAGCGCAATGTACCCATCCGTATCGGAGTGAACGGAGGTTCGCTGGACAAAGCTCTGCTCGCCAAGTATGGCGGTCCGACTCCGGAAGCAATGGTTGAAAGTGCGCTGGAACACGTGGCGCTGCTGGAAAAGAGAAATTTTTACAACACCAAGATTTCACTCAAATCTTCATCCGTACTGAATACCATAGCAGCTTACAAACTGCTCTCCGAAAAGGTGGATTACCCGCAGCATGTGGGTATCACCGAGGCCGGAACTCTGGTGCGCGGAGCGGTTAAATCTTCTGTCGGGCTGGGCATCCTGTTCTGGGAAGGTCTGGGAGATACCATGCGCGTTTCCCTGACCCACGATCCGGTGGCTGAAGTGGGGGTTGCATGGGAAATCCTGCGCTCGCTGGGACTGCGTGAGCGTGGCCCTGAGATTGTTTCCTGCCCTACTTGCGGACGCACTGAGATTGACCTGATCGGATTGGCCCAGAAGGTGGAAGACAACCTGCGCGGAGTAAAGGAAACCTTTACCGTAGCGGTGATGGGCTGCGTGGTAAACGGTCCCGGCGAAGCCCGTGAGGCTGACATCGGCATTGCCGGCGGCCGTGGACTGGGCATCATTTTCCGCAAGGGGGAAGTCATCCGCAAGGTCAGGGGTGATGAAAATCTGCTGCCTGAATTTATGAAAGAAATTGAAATATTCCTGAACGAAAAGAGAGGACAATAA
- a CDS encoding uracil-DNA glycosylase yields the protein MRVNFCLSSYDVHESWRGFFTLPRMMELDRISSSIGRDFTPNADKVLRFCQTDLSGMKVVILGQDPYPQQGVATGRAFEVGDIKSWEDPVNNSLGNMIKLFHKNHTGIDEVLGIGAVRKDIVGGKFPLLPPKKLFSHLEEQGVLFLNTALTCKIGESNSHRDIWKSFSDGLLRFIHRENPQAKWLLWGSNACEMGDFVPAANKLQSHHPMLYSKKPGSFLGENHFARCPEINWVG from the coding sequence ATGAGAGTTAATTTTTGTTTGTCCAGTTATGATGTGCATGAATCCTGGCGTGGATTTTTTACCCTTCCCAGAATGATGGAACTGGATCGGATCAGTTCATCCATCGGCAGGGATTTTACACCTAATGCAGATAAGGTGCTCCGCTTTTGTCAGACTGATCTTTCCGGTATGAAGGTTGTTATCCTCGGGCAGGATCCTTATCCGCAGCAGGGGGTGGCTACCGGGAGGGCTTTTGAAGTAGGAGATATAAAAAGCTGGGAAGATCCGGTGAATAATTCGCTGGGCAATATGATCAAGCTTTTTCATAAAAACCATACGGGCATTGATGAAGTGCTCGGCATCGGAGCAGTTCGTAAGGATATTGTCGGTGGGAAATTTCCGCTCCTGCCGCCGAAAAAACTATTTTCCCATCTGGAAGAGCAGGGGGTGCTTTTCCTTAACACTGCCCTGACCTGCAAAATAGGAGAATCAAACAGTCACCGCGATATCTGGAAATCATTTTCCGATGGACTGCTGCGTTTCATTCATCGTGAAAATCCGCAGGCCAAATGGCTGCTCTGGGGCAGTAATGCCTGTGAAATGGGAGATTTTGTCCCTGCTGCCAATAAACTTCAGAGCCACCACCCCATGCTTTATTCCAAAAAGCCCGGTTCCTTCCTTGGCGAGAATCATTTTGCCAGATGTCCTGAAATCAACTGGGTGGGATGA
- a CDS encoding phosphoadenosine phosphosulfate reductase family protein encodes MTDINVSVPLDAKVAHSAGLMSGMLEMYPPERIAVAWTGGKDSTVVLALWREVLKSKGKEASLVLVPQALSIDTGVKFPEVMAFRDSVSLQWGVDVKIIRPDVDLSGYPLAEDPVKCCADLKIRPLQKAIEVFEIDLLITGIRRDEHPSRVGRSYMEVRDDPEHTLLNPILEWTEMDIWSFIAMHRIPHCELYDQGYRSLGCRPCTVKGGSAERDGRSSEKERNLEQLTSMGYF; translated from the coding sequence TTGACTGATATTAACGTGTCCGTTCCTCTGGATGCCAAAGTGGCTCACAGTGCCGGTTTGATGTCCGGCATGCTGGAGATGTATCCACCTGAACGGATCGCAGTTGCATGGACCGGCGGAAAGGATTCCACTGTGGTGTTGGCTCTTTGGCGTGAGGTGCTCAAAAGTAAGGGTAAGGAAGCCTCGCTGGTGCTTGTTCCGCAGGCCCTGTCCATTGACACCGGGGTTAAATTTCCCGAAGTCATGGCTTTCCGGGACAGTGTCTCACTGCAATGGGGTGTGGATGTGAAAATTATTCGACCTGATGTCGATCTTTCCGGGTATCCCCTCGCTGAGGACCCGGTAAAATGTTGCGCCGATCTCAAGATCAGACCCTTGCAGAAAGCCATAGAAGTTTTCGAGATAGACCTGCTCATAACCGGTATTCGCCGGGATGAGCACCCCAGCAGGGTTGGGCGCAGCTATATGGAAGTGCGTGATGATCCGGAGCACACTCTGCTGAATCCTATTCTTGAATGGACCGAGATGGACATCTGGTCGTTTATTGCCATGCACCGGATTCCGCATTGCGAGCTTTACGATCAAGGTTATCGGTCTTTGGGATGCAGACCCTGTACTGTTAAAGGCGGCAGCGCTGAACGCGACGGTCGCAGTTCCGAAAAAGAACGCAATCTGGAACAGCTCACGTCCATGGGATATTTTTAG
- a CDS encoding ATP-dependent zinc protease — protein MNCPENIQEKTVIGWREWGAFPQLNIPAIKFKTDTGAKTSCLHSFHQEFFQRDGCKWIRFGIHPVQKNTRVEIFCEAPVIDFRTVTNSGGISEERPVINSQLVLGDKSWDIELTLTNRDSMKFRMLLGRTAMEDRLIVDPAGSYLLGRKHAAEYYK, from the coding sequence ATGAACTGTCCTGAAAACATACAGGAAAAAACGGTCATCGGCTGGAGGGAATGGGGAGCTTTCCCGCAATTAAATATTCCGGCAATAAAATTCAAAACTGACACCGGAGCGAAGACATCATGCCTGCATTCTTTTCATCAGGAATTTTTCCAACGGGATGGCTGCAAATGGATTCGGTTCGGTATTCACCCGGTGCAAAAGAACACACGCGTGGAGATATTCTGCGAAGCGCCGGTAATTGACTTCCGCACAGTCACCAACTCCGGAGGCATAAGCGAGGAACGTCCTGTGATCAACTCGCAATTAGTGCTCGGCGATAAGAGTTGGGATATTGAACTGACCCTGACCAACCGGGATTCAATGAAATTCAGGATGCTTCTGGGCAGAACAGCCATGGAAGACCGGCTCATTGTCGATCCGGCCGGATCATACCTGCTGGGCAGAAAACACGCAGCAGAGTATTATAAATAA
- the rimK gene encoding 30S ribosomal protein S6--L-glutamate ligase, which produces MKIGILSRKRELYSTNSLVEACKARGHEVRVINPLRCYMNITSHNPSILYKGEKLEGFDAIIPRIGASITFYGCAVVRQFEMMGVYCVNESVAITRSRDKLRSLQLLARKGIGLPVTAFAHSTQYTEDLIDIVGGAPLVIKLLEGTQGKGVVLAETRATAASIIEAFKGLEANILVQEFISEASGSDIRCLVVGGKVIASMKRQGREGDFRSNLHQGGSATQVRITPEERSTAVRSAKIMGLGFCGVDILRSNHGPVVMEVNSSPGLEGIEKTTNLDVAGSLIEYIEKNAQPGKTKTKGKG; this is translated from the coding sequence ATGAAAATCGGCATTCTTTCCCGCAAAAGGGAACTTTACTCCACAAATTCACTTGTGGAAGCCTGCAAGGCTCGCGGCCATGAAGTCAGGGTTATCAACCCTCTTCGCTGCTACATGAATATAACTTCACACAACCCCAGCATTCTCTACAAAGGAGAGAAGCTTGAAGGTTTTGATGCTATCATCCCCCGCATAGGGGCATCCATCACTTTTTACGGCTGCGCGGTTGTCCGCCAGTTCGAGATGATGGGCGTTTATTGTGTCAACGAATCCGTAGCCATCACCCGCTCCCGGGATAAGCTGCGCAGCCTGCAGCTTCTGGCCCGCAAGGGAATCGGACTTCCGGTGACGGCTTTTGCCCACTCCACCCAGTACACTGAAGACCTGATTGATATTGTGGGCGGTGCTCCGCTGGTTATCAAATTGCTGGAAGGCACACAGGGCAAGGGAGTTGTCCTTGCCGAGACAAGGGCGACCGCTGCAAGTATCATTGAAGCTTTCAAGGGGCTTGAGGCCAACATACTTGTACAGGAATTCATATCCGAAGCCTCCGGTTCGGACATTCGCTGCCTTGTGGTCGGAGGCAAGGTTATCGCTTCCATGAAAAGACAGGGACGCGAGGGAGACTTCCGCTCCAACCTGCATCAGGGCGGCTCTGCAACTCAGGTCAGGATTACTCCCGAGGAACGTTCCACAGCAGTCCGCAGTGCCAAAATCATGGGACTGGGGTTCTGCGGGGTAGATATTCTGCGCTCCAATCACGGCCCGGTGGTCATGGAGGTAAACTCATCCCCCGGACTTGAAGGCATAGAAAAAACCACAAATTTAGATGTCGCAGGAAGCCTGATTGAGTACATTGAAAAAAATGCCCAGCCAGGTAAAACCAAGACCAAGGGTAAGGGCTGA
- the nifJ gene encoding pyruvate:ferredoxin (flavodoxin) oxidoreductase: protein MAKKMKTMDGNQAASYVAYAMCETAAIYPITPSSPMAELADEWAVQGLKNIFDTTMEVRELQSEAGAAGALHGALAAGNLSCTFTASQGLLLMIPNMYKIAGELLPTVFHVSARAVAGQALSIFGDHQDVMACRQTGFAMLASNSVQEALDLALVSHLATVESSIPFVHFFDGFRTSHEVQKIELIDYEDMAAALNWDKVRDFRDRALNPEHPHTRGTAQNPDIYFQATEAINPYRDAVPGYVEDAMAKVKEITGREYKLFDYVGHPEAENVIVAMGSGCETIEETIELLAAEGEKIGLVKVRLFRPFSIEHLGRALPATCQQITVLDRTKEGGAIGDPLYLDVCTALKEMNIELPVYAGRYGLGSKEFTPSMVKAVYDNMKSLSPRHHFTIGINDDVTRLSLEIGENLDTTPEGTVQCKFWGLGSDGTVGANKQAIKIIGDKTDMYAQGYFAYDSKKSGGITVSHLRFGKSPIKSTYLVEISDFIACHNPSYVKLYDLLDGIREGGTFLLNTSMGLEELEAELPAKLRRKIAQNNLKFYVIDGVKIAGEVGLGGRINMVMQTAFFKLANVIPFEDAVKYLKESIKTAYGKKGDKIVNMNNAAVDQAEANLIEIKYPESWATAEDEESVESFEPEFITDVVKPILAQKGDDLPVSAFSPDGRFPMGTSRFEKRGVAIMVPEWIMDNCIQCNQCSFVCPHSALRPVLVDEEEMKIAPEGFETIEAKGKGLEGLKYRMQVNTLDCQGCGNCADICPAKEKALVMKPLATQTEKEVPNYDFSEIVSFKDRVMARSTVKGSQFQQSLMEFSGACAGCGETPYVKVLTQLFGERMIIANATGCSSIWGASAPSTPYCENIEGHGPAWGNSLFEDAAEYGFGMEMAISNRRDRLKMQMEQALELDITDELKAALKGWIENKDDAAKSLEYGDQLRELLAVEADNYDLLLEIEEQEDIFTKKSVWCFGGDGWAYDIGFGGVDHVLASGKDINILVMDTEVYSNTGGQASKATPLGSVAKFAAGGKHTSKKDLGRMMMSYGYVYVASISMGANKNQVMKAFLEAESYPGPSLIIAYAPCINQGIRKGMGKTQLEGKLAVESGYWPLYRFDPRREENGENPLVVEYKEPDGTLQEFLSGENRYAMLERMMPEASKTMRAGIENDCKKRYRMLKQLAELDYSHE from the coding sequence ATGGCAAAAAAAATGAAAACAATGGATGGTAACCAAGCCGCTTCCTATGTAGCCTACGCTATGTGTGAAACAGCTGCCATCTATCCCATTACCCCCTCATCTCCCATGGCCGAACTGGCTGACGAGTGGGCCGTTCAGGGTCTGAAAAATATTTTCGATACCACCATGGAAGTCCGCGAACTGCAGTCCGAAGCCGGTGCAGCAGGGGCTCTTCACGGTGCGCTGGCAGCAGGTAACCTTTCCTGTACATTCACCGCATCTCAGGGGCTGCTGTTGATGATCCCCAACATGTACAAGATTGCCGGTGAACTTCTTCCCACCGTCTTTCATGTGTCCGCCCGTGCAGTAGCCGGGCAGGCTCTGTCCATCTTCGGTGACCATCAGGACGTAATGGCCTGCCGTCAGACCGGATTCGCTATGCTGGCTTCCAACTCTGTACAGGAAGCCCTCGACCTCGCCCTTGTTTCCCATCTGGCGACTGTTGAATCCAGCATTCCTTTTGTTCACTTTTTCGACGGTTTCAGAACTTCTCACGAAGTGCAGAAGATCGAACTGATTGATTACGAAGACATGGCCGCCGCCCTGAATTGGGATAAGGTCCGTGATTTCCGTGACCGTGCTCTCAACCCCGAGCATCCGCACACCCGCGGTACCGCACAGAACCCGGATATTTATTTCCAGGCCACCGAAGCTATCAACCCGTACCGTGACGCTGTCCCCGGTTATGTTGAAGACGCTATGGCCAAGGTCAAGGAAATTACCGGTCGTGAATACAAACTTTTTGATTACGTTGGTCATCCCGAAGCTGAAAACGTAATTGTTGCCATGGGTTCAGGTTGTGAAACCATCGAAGAAACCATCGAGCTTCTTGCGGCTGAAGGCGAAAAAATCGGTTTGGTCAAAGTCCGCCTGTTCCGTCCCTTCTCCATCGAGCATCTTGGACGTGCTCTTCCCGCAACCTGCCAGCAGATCACTGTTCTGGACCGTACCAAGGAAGGCGGCGCCATCGGTGATCCCCTGTACCTCGATGTATGTACCGCTCTGAAGGAAATGAATATCGAGCTGCCCGTTTACGCCGGTCGTTACGGCCTGGGTTCCAAGGAATTCACACCTTCCATGGTCAAGGCTGTTTACGACAACATGAAGTCTCTGTCTCCCAGACATCACTTCACCATCGGTATCAATGACGATGTTACCCGTCTTTCCCTTGAAATCGGAGAGAATCTCGACACCACACCCGAAGGTACTGTTCAGTGCAAATTCTGGGGTCTCGGTTCTGACGGTACCGTCGGCGCAAACAAGCAGGCCATTAAAATTATCGGTGACAAGACTGATATGTACGCACAGGGCTACTTTGCCTACGACTCCAAAAAGTCAGGCGGTATCACCGTTTCCCACCTGCGTTTCGGTAAGAGCCCCATCAAGTCCACTTATCTCGTCGAAATTTCCGACTTTATCGCCTGCCATAATCCCAGCTATGTAAAACTTTACGATCTGCTGGACGGTATCCGTGAAGGCGGGACTTTCCTGCTCAACACCAGCATGGGCCTTGAAGAGCTGGAAGCCGAACTTCCTGCAAAACTGCGCCGTAAGATTGCTCAGAACAATCTCAAGTTTTACGTCATCGACGGTGTTAAGATCGCAGGTGAAGTAGGCCTTGGCGGACGCATCAACATGGTCATGCAGACCGCGTTCTTCAAACTGGCAAACGTCATTCCCTTTGAAGACGCAGTTAAATACCTGAAAGAATCAATCAAGACCGCTTACGGCAAGAAAGGCGATAAAATCGTCAATATGAACAACGCTGCTGTTGATCAGGCCGAAGCAAACCTTATTGAAATCAAATATCCCGAAAGCTGGGCCACTGCCGAAGATGAAGAATCCGTTGAATCCTTCGAGCCTGAATTCATCACTGATGTGGTCAAGCCTATCCTTGCACAGAAGGGTGATGATCTTCCGGTCAGCGCATTCTCCCCTGACGGACGTTTCCCCATGGGTACTTCCCGCTTTGAAAAACGCGGTGTAGCGATCATGGTTCCCGAATGGATCATGGACAACTGCATCCAGTGCAACCAGTGTTCTTTTGTCTGCCCGCACAGTGCTCTGCGTCCCGTGCTCGTAGATGAAGAGGAAATGAAAATTGCACCTGAAGGCTTTGAAACCATTGAAGCAAAGGGCAAGGGCCTTGAAGGTCTTAAGTACCGTATGCAGGTCAACACCCTTGACTGTCAGGGCTGCGGCAACTGCGCCGATATCTGCCCGGCTAAGGAAAAAGCTCTGGTCATGAAGCCTCTGGCTACCCAGACCGAAAAAGAAGTTCCCAACTACGACTTCTCTGAAATCGTGTCCTTCAAGGACAGGGTCATGGCCCGCTCCACCGTCAAGGGCAGCCAGTTCCAGCAGTCCCTGATGGAATTCTCCGGCGCATGTGCCGGTTGCGGTGAAACCCCCTATGTCAAGGTTCTCACCCAGCTCTTCGGCGAACGCATGATCATTGCCAACGCCACCGGTTGTTCCTCCATCTGGGGCGCATCCGCTCCTTCCACTCCTTACTGCGAGAATATTGAAGGTCACGGACCGGCCTGGGGTAACTCCCTGTTTGAAGATGCTGCTGAATACGGCTTCGGTATGGAAATGGCTATCTCCAACCGCCGTGACCGTCTGAAAATGCAGATGGAGCAGGCTCTTGAGCTGGACATCACCGATGAACTCAAAGCCGCTCTCAAAGGCTGGATCGAAAACAAAGATGATGCTGCCAAGTCCCTCGAATACGGTGACCAGCTGCGCGAACTCCTCGCAGTGGAAGCTGACAACTACGACCTGCTGCTCGAAATCGAAGAGCAGGAAGACATATTCACCAAGAAGTCCGTATGGTGCTTCGGCGGTGACGGCTGGGCATACGATATCGGTTTCGGCGGTGTTGACCACGTTCTCGCTTCCGGCAAGGACATCAACATTCTCGTCATGGATACTGAAGTGTACTCCAACACAGGCGGACAGGCTTCCAAGGCAACCCCGCTCGGTTCTGTTGCCAAGTTTGCAGCAGGTGGTAAGCACACTTCCAAGAAAGACCTCGGCCGCATGATGATGAGCTACGGCTATGTTTATGTTGCTTCCATCTCCATGGGTGCCAACAAGAATCAGGTCATGAAGGCTTTCCTCGAAGCTGAATCCTACCCCGGACCTTCTTTGATCATCGCTTACGCTCCCTGCATCAACCAGGGAATCCGTAAGGGTATGGGTAAAACCCAGCTCGAAGGTAAGCTTGCTGTTGAGTCCGGTTACTGGCCGCTTTATCGCTTTGACCCCCGCCGCGAAGAAAACGGTGAAAATCCGTTGGTTGTTGAGTATAAAGAGCCTGACGGAACCTTGCAGGAATTCCTTTCCGGTGAAAACCGTTACGCTATGCTTGAGCGCATGATGCCTGAAGCATCCAAGACCATGCGTGCCGGTATCGAAAATGATTGCAAGAAGAGATATAGAATGCTCAAACAGCTTGCCGAATTGGATTATTCGCACGAGTAA
- the pta gene encoding phosphate acetyltransferase — protein sequence MSKSLYIAATEARSGKSAIVLGVMQLLLTHLRKVAIFRPIIHDNFRDRDHDIDLILRHFKLSQDYKTTYAYTQSEATRLLNDGKHSLLMENVLDRFKTLEREYDFVLCEGTDYLGGEAAVEFEINLDVASNLGSPVLAVLNAMDSYEDEICDLANRTVAMFEDKGLDVISVMINRASKLFSPDLAARLRRCLKSKSHPLVYVLPDDKRLGNPTISDVLKWLDCNVLYGKDRLDTPIDNYVVAAMQIENFLKYVNDGSLIITPGDRSDIILASLSSRLSDSYPNVSGILLTGGIKPAMTVHHLIEGWKGVPLPILVAPGHTYKTAQILRGLHGKIDPENQAKVLSAMGLFETCVDSHELQQKFVSSSSTRITPYMFEHTLLHKAREDEQHIVLPEGKEERILRAADILRRRRVVRMTLLGNKDEIRQVASSIDISLEGIEIVDPLTSEYFDRFVDEYFELRKNKCIVKDDARDRMSDPTYFGTMMVYTGIADGMVSGSITTTAQTIRPAFEFIKTKPGFSIISSVFLMCQNDRVMVYGDCAVNPNPNAQELAEIAVSSAQTARIFGIEPRVAMLSYSTGESGKGLSVDKVKEATELVRKLAPEIAVEGPLQFDAAVDPDVAAELMPESDVAGRATVLIFPDLNTGNNTYKAVQRSQPESVAIGPVLQGLKKPVNDLSRGCTVRDVVNTVAITAIQAIAEKNKSGGK from the coding sequence ATGTCAAAGAGCTTATATATTGCGGCCACAGAGGCACGGAGCGGAAAATCAGCAATTGTCCTCGGTGTGATGCAACTGCTTTTAACCCACCTGCGGAAAGTGGCTATTTTCAGGCCCATTATTCATGATAATTTCAGGGACCGGGATCATGATATCGACCTCATCCTTCGTCATTTCAAGCTTTCGCAGGATTATAAAACAACCTACGCATATACTCAGAGCGAAGCCACACGCCTGCTCAATGACGGTAAGCATTCCCTGCTTATGGAGAATGTTCTGGACCGCTTCAAAACGCTGGAGAGAGAGTACGATTTCGTGCTTTGCGAAGGTACGGATTACCTCGGCGGCGAGGCTGCCGTTGAATTTGAAATAAATCTTGATGTAGCAAGTAACCTCGGTAGTCCTGTGTTGGCCGTGCTTAATGCCATGGACAGTTATGAAGATGAAATCTGCGATCTGGCCAACCGTACCGTCGCCATGTTTGAGGATAAAGGGTTGGATGTTATATCGGTTATGATCAACCGGGCATCAAAGCTTTTTTCCCCTGATCTCGCAGCGCGCCTGCGTAGATGCCTCAAAAGCAAAAGCCACCCATTGGTCTATGTTCTCCCCGATGACAAAAGGCTGGGTAATCCGACCATAAGTGACGTGCTTAAATGGCTGGATTGTAATGTCTTATACGGCAAGGACCGCCTCGATACTCCCATTGATAACTATGTCGTCGCGGCCATGCAGATTGAAAATTTTCTGAAATACGTCAATGACGGCAGCCTGATCATCACCCCCGGTGACCGTTCGGATATTATCCTGGCCAGTCTGTCTTCGCGTCTTTCCGATTCCTACCCCAATGTGTCGGGGATTCTGCTCACGGGCGGGATTAAACCGGCCATGACCGTGCATCATTTAATAGAAGGATGGAAGGGCGTGCCTCTGCCTATATTGGTGGCTCCGGGGCATACCTACAAGACAGCCCAGATTCTGCGCGGTCTGCACGGAAAGATCGATCCTGAGAATCAGGCCAAGGTTCTCTCGGCCATGGGGCTTTTTGAAACCTGTGTTGATTCACATGAATTGCAGCAGAAGTTTGTTTCCAGCAGTTCCACACGCATTACCCCGTATATGTTTGAACATACCCTGCTGCATAAGGCTCGTGAAGATGAGCAGCATATAGTCCTGCCGGAAGGAAAGGAGGAACGCATACTGCGTGCTGCGGATATTTTGCGCCGTAGGCGGGTCGTGCGTATGACCCTGCTTGGGAATAAGGATGAAATCAGGCAGGTCGCTTCGTCTATAGACATCAGTTTGGAGGGTATCGAAATAGTGGATCCGTTAACCTCTGAATATTTTGACCGTTTTGTGGATGAATATTTTGAGCTGCGCAAAAATAAGTGCATTGTGAAGGATGATGCCCGCGACCGTATGAGTGACCCTACTTATTTCGGAACCATGATGGTGTATACCGGAATTGCGGACGGCATGGTTTCAGGTTCTATCACCACCACTGCCCAGACTATACGTCCGGCTTTTGAATTCATTAAAACCAAACCGGGATTTTCAATTATTTCCAGCGTCTTTCTCATGTGTCAGAATGATCGGGTTATGGTGTACGGAGATTGCGCGGTGAACCCAAACCCCAATGCGCAGGAACTTGCCGAGATTGCCGTCAGCTCTGCACAAACTGCTAGAATTTTCGGCATTGAACCCAGGGTGGCTATGCTTTCCTACTCCACCGGGGAGTCGGGTAAAGGGTTATCTGTTGATAAGGTCAAAGAAGCTACCGAACTGGTGCGCAAGCTTGCCCCGGAGATCGCGGTGGAAGGGCCGTTGCAGTTTGATGCAGCAGTTGATCCGGATGTTGCCGCTGAACTCATGCCCGAGAGCGATGTTGCAGGACGGGCTACCGTGTTGATTTTTCCCGATCTCAATACCGGGAACAATACTTATAAGGCTGTGCAGCGTTCCCAGCCTGAATCAGTCGCCATCGGTCCGGTGTTGCAGGGGTTGAAAAAACCGGTCAACGACCTGAGCCGTGGGTGTACCGTGCGTGATGTTGTCAACACTGTGGCCATTACCGCCATTCAGGCTATTGCTGAAAAGAATAAATCCGGGGGCAAGTAA